A single Brassica rapa cultivar Chiifu-401-42 chromosome A04, CAAS_Brap_v3.01, whole genome shotgun sequence DNA region contains:
- the LOC103864076 gene encoding probable E3 ubiquitin-protein ligase RHB1A, whose product MGGCCCCSSRRADLDNGPPYYYYPRATEERVPLSTALNRTSSAISSGVVVVDTNLETSSPNAYIPPPLPIPFDVAIRVPQNPENGEEAACVDIREVSVETANTEPAQETVDGITLGVPATTCPCKETESKLQTEIDLESTEEDIDPKKLSKDVFVPIEEEEDCPICLEEYDMDNPKLLAKCEHHFHLACILEWMERSETCPVCNKEMVFDSPLD is encoded by the exons ATGGGAGGCTGCTGTTGTTGTTCTTCACGAAGAGCTGATCTTGATAATGGACCTCCCTACTATTAC TATCCGAGAGCAACAGAAGAGCGTGTTCCTTTGTCTACCGCTCTTAACAGAACTTCCTCTGCAATCTCCTCTGGTGTTGTTGTAGTTGACACAAACTTAGAGACTTCATCTCCTAATGCTTACATACCACCACCACTCCCTATTCCTTTCGATGTGGCTATACGCGTTCCTCAAAATCCAGAAAACGGTGAAGAGGCTGCGTGTGTTGATATAAGAGAGGTTTCAGTTGAAACCGCTAATACTGAGCCAGCTCAAGAAACAGTCGATGGTATCACTCTCGGGGTTCCAGCTACTACATGCCCGTGTAAAGAAACAGAAAGCAAACTACAGACAGAGATTGATCTTGAATCTACTGAAGAAGATATAGACCCCAAGAAGCTATCCAAAGACGTCTTTGTTCCAATAGAGGAAGAGGAGGATTGTCCCATTTGTTTGGAAG AATATGATATGGATAACCCAAAGCTTCTAGCCAAATGTGAGCACCATTTTCACCTGGCGTGCATTCTAGAATGGATGGAGAGAAGTGAAACTTGCCCCGTCTGCAACAAG GAAATGGTGTTTGACTCTCCCCTCGACTAG
- the LOC103864077 gene encoding general transcription and DNA repair factor IIH helicase subunit XPB1: MGNGERGRSSKKMKYGGKDDHKMKNTQNEEYYLGDDADEDSRDGEGEKMNTDFSKLELKPDHGNRPLWACADGRIFLETFSPLYKQAYDFLIAIAEPVCRPESMHEYNLTPHSLYAAVSVGLETETIISVLNKLSKTKLPKDMIDFINASTANYGKVKLVLKKNRYFIESPFPEVLKKLGNDVVISKARFYEPYGGDGFTVGKTSGELEAGHGELLNAAELAAAAEEKETHSFEIDPALVETVKQRCLPSELNYPMLEEYDFRNDNVNPDLDMELKPHAQPRPYQEKSLSKMFGNGRARSGIIVLPCGAGKSLVGVSAAARIKKSCLCLATNAVSVDQWAFQFKLWSTIRDDQICRFTSDSKERFRGNAGVVVTTYNMVAFGGKRSEESEKIIEEMRNREWGLLLMDEVHVVPAQMFRKVISITKSHCKLGLTATLVREDEKITDLNFLIGPKLYEANWLDLVKGGFIANVQCAEVWCPMTKEFFAEYLKKENSKKKQALYVMNPNKFRACEFLIRFHEQQRGDKIIVFADNLFALTEYAMKLRKPMIYGATSHIERTKILEAFKTSKDVNTVFLSKVGDNSIDIPEANVIIQISSHAGSRRQEAQRLGRILRAKGKIEDRMAGGKEEYNAFFYSLVSTDTQEMYYSTKRQQFLIDQGYSFKVITSLPPADAGSSLSYHSQEEQLSLLAKVLNAGDDLVGLEQLEEDTDGMALQAARRRKGLMSEMSGAKGFVYQEFNSGRHKSSGQQSRKPKDPTKRHQLFKKRFV; this comes from the exons ATGGGAAACG GTGAAAGAGGAAGATCTAGCAAGAAGATGAAGTACGGTGGCAAG GATGATCATAAGATGAAGAACACCCAAAATGAAGAGTACTACCTGGGTGATGATGCTGATGAAGATTCTCGTGATG gCGAAGGAGAGAAGATGAATACTGATTTTAGCAAGTTGGAGTTGAAGCCAGATCATGGCAACAGACCCTTGTGGGCTTGTGCTGATGGAAGGATTTTCTTGGAAACTTTCTCTCCTCTCTACAAGCAGGCTTATGACTTCCTTATCGCAATTGCTGAGCCCGTTTGCAG GCCAGAGTCGATGCACGAATATAATTTAACACCTCACTCTCTGTATGCTGCTGTTTCCGTCGGTCTTGAGACGGAAACCATCATATCCGTTTTGAATAAGCTGTCTAAGACTAAGCTACCCAAGGATATGATTGATTTCATCAATGCTTCTACTGCCAACTACGGGAAAGTGAAGCTGGTTTTGAAAAAGAATCGGTATTTTATTGAATCCCCGTTCCCTGAG GTGCTGAAAAAGCTTGGCAATGATGTTGTTATAAGCAAAGCTAGATTTTACGAG CCATACGGCGGTGATGGATTCACAGTCGGCAAAACAAGCGGTGAACTTGAAGCAGGACATGGGGAGCTGTTGAATGCAGCAGAGTTGGCAGCTGCTGCAGAAGAGAAAGAAACTCACTCGTTTGAGATAGACCCTGCACTG GTGGAGACTGTAAAGCAGCGTTGCTTGCCAAGTGAATTGAATTACCCCATGTTAGAGGAATATGACTTCAGGAACGACAAC GTTAATCCTGATCTTGACATGGAACTGAAGCCCCATGCTCAGCCGAGGCCGTACCAGGAAAAAAGTTTGAGCAAAATGTTTGGGAACG GACGAGCAAGATCTGGGATTATAGTGTTGCCTTGTGGTGCTGGTAAATCTCTAGTTGGTGTTTCTGCAGCTGCTCGTATAAAAAAGAGTTGTCTTTGTTTGGCTACAAATGCTGTTTCGGTGGACCAGTGGGCCTTCCAGTTCAAGCTGTGGTCTACTATAAGAGATGACCAAATATGCCGTTTCACTTCTGATAGTAAAGAGCGATTCCGTGGAAATGCTGGTGTTGTTGTGACAACTTATAATATGGTTGCCTTTGGTGGTAAACGATCCGAGGAATCAGAGAAGATCATAGAAGAAATGAGGAACAGAGAGTGGGGGTTGTTACTCATGGACGAG GTGCATGTTGTTCCGGCCCAGATGTTTAGGAAAGTCATCAGTATCACAAAATCCCACTGCAAGCTAGGACTTACAGCCACCCTTGTGAGAGAAGACGAAAAGATTACAGATTTGAACTTCCTCATTGGCCCGAAACTATATGAAGCCAATTGGCTAGATTTAGTTAAAGGAGGCTTTATTGCAAATGTTCAGTGTGCTGAAGTATGGTGTCCTATGACCAAGGAATTTTTTGCAGAATATCTGAAGAAAGAGAACTCTAAGAAAAAACAG GCACTTTATGTAATGAACCCTAACAAGTTCAGAGCGTGTGAGTTTCTTATACGTTTCCATGAACAACAACGTGGGGATAAAATTATTGTCTTTGCAGACAATCTTTTTGCTCTGACAGAGTATGCAATGAAACTCCGCAAACCGATGATTTATGGTGCAACTAG CCATATCGAACGAACCAAAATTCTAGAGGCGTTTAAAACCAGTAAAGACGTGAACACCGTCTTCTTGTCAAAG GTTGGTGATAACTCTATAGATATTCCTGAAGCTAATGTGATCATCCAGATTTCGTCACATGCTGGTTCTAGACGTCAAGAGGCTCAGCGTCTGGGTCGTATTCTTAGGGCCAAG GGTAAAATTGAAGATAGAATGGCTGGTGGAAAAGAAGAGTACAATGCATTCTTCTACTCACTTGTTTCTACAGATACGCAG GAAATGTATTATTCAACGAAGAGACAGCAGTTCTTGATCGACCAAGGTTACAGCTTTAAAGTTATAACAAGTCTTCCACCTGCTGATGCCGGTTCGAGCTTAAGCTACCACAGTCAAGAAGAACAGTTATCCCTTCTCGCCAAG GTGTTGAATGCTGGAGACGACTTGGTTGGTTTAGAGCAACTGGAAGAAGACACAGACGGAATGGCCCTGCAAGCGGCGAGACGGAGGAAGGGACTGATGAGTGAAATGTCGGGTGCAAAAGGATTTGTGTACCAGGAATTCAACTCTGGCCGTCACAAATCTTCTGGTCAACAATCCAGGAAGCCTAAAGACCCTACAAAACGACACCAACTCTTCAAGAAACGTTTCGTGTAA
- the LOC103864078 gene encoding uncharacterized protein LOC103864078 produces MASSDLYIFDGSSSSTSSIFRNSSPDMFSSDTTTTTDLFCNNELYSVDESLNMFDHFTPHILSSSPPSDLLGTLTLSHQIPTGLYPNISDAVKTEQFYGGSGHNQTETVASMARSYSAIENAGRYMQRSFSTNSVDGKPNQIPFNNVPIMDSLNIHYNTLNSPENDFFSGQMMRRVYSTGDLQNTRKNVAEQRSSEPFPDAQNLKVGRYSAEERKEKISKYRAKRNQRNFTKTIKYACRKTLADSRPRIRGRFARNEDVVEIPTIEDDDAELWKLDGLHEENEAFGSSFVVQQSQLQYAASDFSSSFW; encoded by the exons ATGGCTTCTTCAGATCTTTATATCTTTGATGGTTCTTCTTCATCTACGTCCTCAATTTTCCGAAACTCTAGTCCGGATATGTTCTCTTCAGACACTACAACAACAACAGATTTGTTCTGCAACAACGAACTCTACTCTGTTGATGAATCTCTCAACATGTTTGACCATTTCACCCCTCACATCctctcttcatctcctccaaGCGACCTTCTCGGAACCCTAACTCTCTCTCATCAGATTCCCACCGGGTTATATCCAAATATCTCAGACGCCGTCAAAACAGAGCAGTTTTACGGCGGCTCCGGTCATAATCAGACGGAAACGGTTGCATCAATGGCGAGAAGCTACAGTGCAATAGAGAATGCAGGAAGATATATGCAGAGAAGCTTTAGCACCAACTCCGTAGACGGAAAACCAAATCAGATTCCCTTCAACAACGTTCCGATAATGGATTCTTTAAATATCCATTACAATACCTTGAACTCGCCGGAAAATGATTTCTTTTCCGGTCAGATGATGCGGCGAGTCTACAGCACAGGAGATTTGCAG AACACAAGAAAGAATGTTGCCGAGCAGAGATCATCGGAGCCGTTTCCAGACGCGCAGAACTTGAAGGTGGGACGTTACAGTGCAGAGGAACGTAAAGAGAAGATCTCAAAGTACAGAGCTAAACGTAACCAGAGAAACTTTACCAAAACTATAAAG TACGCATGCAGGAAAACGTTGGCGGACAGTAGACCTAGAATACGTGGAAGATTCGCACGCAACGAAGACGTTGTAGAAATTCCCACCATTGAAGACGATGACGCCGAGCTTTGG AAATTGGATGGGCTGCATGAGGAAAACGAAGCTTTTGGGAGCAGCTTTGTGGTGCAACAATCTCAATTGCAATACGCAGCTtctgatttttcttcttctttctggtGA
- the LOC103864079 gene encoding uncharacterized protein LOC103864079, with the protein MGRSQDKLEKMQLRQSYRNVWQSDLMSTVTADTPYCCFSCLCGPCVSYLLRKRALYNDMSRYTCCGGYMPCSGRCGESKCPQFCLATEVFLCFGNSVASTRFMLQDEFNIHTTQCDNCIIGFMFCLNQIACIFSLVACIVGSDELSEASQLLSCLADMVYCTVCACMQTQHKIEMDKRDGVLGSQPMSVPPAQQMSRVDQLTPPYAGYPPATGYPQPYYPQPGHGYPPAPGYPPPGHGYPPAPGYPPPGHGYPPAPGYPPPGHGYPPAPDYPSK; encoded by the exons ATGGGAAGGTCTCAAGATAAGCTTGAAAAGATGCAGCTCCGGCAGAGTTACCGGAACGTATGGCAGTCGGATCTCATGAGCACCGTCACGGCCGATACTCCAT ATTGTTGCTTCTCGTGTTTGTG TGGACCTTGTGTTTCATACTTACTTCGAAAGAGAGCCCTTTACAATGACATGTCAAG GTACACTTGTTGTGGTGGATACATGCCTTGTAGTGGTAGGTGTGGAGAAAGCAAGTGCCCTCAATTTTGTCTTGCCACTGAG gttttcttatgttttggaAACTCCGTCGCATCTACTCGCTTTATGCTGCAAGATGAATTCAACATCCACACAACACAATGCGACAATTGCATTATT GGATTTATGTTCTGTCTCAACCAAATCGCTTGCATTTTCTCTCTTGTCGCTTGCATTGTTGGAAGTGATGAACTCTCTGAAGCTTCTCAGCTTCTTTCTTGCTTGGCTGATATGGTTTATTGCAC GGTCTGCGCGTGTATGCAG ACACAACACAAGATAGAGATGGACAAAAGAGATGGTGTGCTTGGTTCTCAACCAATGTCAGTGCCACCTGCTCAGCAAATGTCTCGCGTTGATCAACTGACCCCTCCATATGCCGGTTACCCTCCAGCCACTGGTTACCCCCAGCCTTACTATCCACAGCCTGGCCATGGCTACCCTCCTGCGCCAGGCTATCCACCTCCAGGTCATGGTTACCCTCCTGCACCGGGTTATCCACCTCCTGGTCATGGTTACCCTCCTGCACCGGGATATCCACCTCCTGGTCATGGTTACCCTCCCGCACCGGACTATCCCTCAAAGTGA